From a single Ignavibacteria bacterium genomic region:
- a CDS encoding PorV/PorQ family protein, which produces MKIRTIIFFVMLCSLLNYGQEFKKTATAGFVFLQLPVTARSASLGESSVALADMGSGSFFTNPAGMGFNEKQHSFSASYSPWIADIKHYAAAYSLNTDFGVIALGALAVDYGTMPKTKRTAGQKVYEVLGNFSANALAVGLSYSRALTDKFSFGVTVKYVREGIDDYSASNILFDGGVLYYTGLSSLRIGASIQNFGVETKYINDPFKMPSVLKLGLAAELLGDMKSEYRVTGIVEALHPNDGDEKMNAGLEVGWKNMIFLRGGYKFFYDEETWSFGVGLTPSAQIPVGVDFSFADYGRLGNILRFTLNLNY; this is translated from the coding sequence ATGAAAATTAGAACAATAATATTTTTTGTGATGCTCTGCTCGCTTTTGAACTACGGGCAGGAGTTTAAGAAAACCGCAACTGCCGGATTTGTATTTCTGCAACTGCCGGTAACTGCAAGAAGTGCCTCACTTGGTGAGTCATCTGTTGCACTCGCAGATATGGGTTCCGGATCCTTCTTTACCAACCCTGCCGGGATGGGATTCAATGAAAAACAGCATTCATTTTCAGCTTCCTACTCCCCATGGATAGCTGATATCAAACACTATGCAGCAGCATATTCCTTAAACACCGATTTTGGTGTGATTGCTCTCGGTGCTCTCGCCGTAGATTATGGCACGATGCCAAAAACCAAGCGGACTGCAGGACAAAAAGTCTACGAAGTCTTAGGTAATTTCAGTGCCAATGCTCTCGCTGTGGGATTAAGTTATTCCCGGGCTCTTACAGACAAATTCTCGTTTGGCGTTACGGTAAAATATGTAAGAGAAGGGATTGATGACTATTCAGCAAGCAACATTCTGTTCGATGGAGGAGTGTTATATTACACCGGTCTTTCTTCTCTCAGGATTGGAGCTTCCATCCAAAATTTTGGCGTCGAAACCAAATATATCAATGATCCTTTCAAGATGCCATCCGTTCTTAAACTCGGGCTGGCAGCAGAACTTCTTGGTGACATGAAATCAGAATACCGCGTCACCGGAATCGTAGAGGCATTGCATCCTAATGATGGTGATGAAAAAATGAATGCCGGTCTCGAAGTCGGTTGGAAGAACATGATCTTTTTGCGGGGAGGCTATAAATTCTTCTACGACGAAGAAACATGGAGCTTTGGTGTCGGTCTGACTCCTTCTGCTCAGATTCCGGTCGGTGTAGATTTTTCATTTGCCGACTATGGACGGCTTGGAAATATTCTCCGTTTTACTCTTAATCTGAATTATTAG
- a CDS encoding outer membrane beta-barrel protein, whose product MKSRILLLCIFSLIISPALFAQLTTIETTGSFSTAGSLKNAVTKANGFGGGIKVNFKTFDNFYISLSAGYQSFSIDQDSALTQWKWYFWDNRYYGSIRADLTDTAKYQLVITPNQGISSIPVSVLVGYETKLGDLKIKPYAGAGIFFFTRWFYVVEDWTKKLTKLNSTFNYNYRNFAPSKQGNPIMLHGGISLEYPLIDFVNLTGEFNYTHFVETDGMGYSELPFGNSLNFKFGLSFSY is encoded by the coding sequence ATGAAATCAAGAATTTTACTTTTGTGCATTTTTTCACTGATTATATCACCGGCACTTTTTGCCCAGTTAACTACTATAGAGACCACCGGATCATTCTCGACGGCGGGTTCCCTTAAAAATGCCGTTACGAAGGCAAATGGTTTTGGAGGCGGAATAAAAGTGAATTTTAAGACATTTGATAACTTTTATATCTCTCTGTCTGCCGGTTATCAGTCATTTTCAATCGATCAGGACTCAGCATTGACACAATGGAAGTGGTATTTTTGGGATAACAGGTACTACGGAAGCATACGGGCTGATCTCACCGACACCGCAAAGTATCAGTTGGTCATTACTCCAAACCAGGGCATCAGCAGCATTCCTGTTTCTGTGCTTGTTGGATATGAAACAAAGCTGGGTGATTTAAAAATAAAACCATATGCGGGAGCTGGTATCTTTTTCTTTACCCGCTGGTTTTATGTTGTGGAAGACTGGACCAAGAAATTGACTAAACTTAATTCAACTTTCAATTACAATTACCGGAACTTTGCTCCATCCAAGCAGGGTAATCCGATAATGTTGCACGGAGGAATTTCCCTGGAATATCCATTGATCGATTTTGTGAATCTGACGGGTGAGTTTAATTACACTCATTTTGTGGAGACTGACGGGATGGGTTATTCGGAACTTCCTTTCGGAAACAGCTTAAACTTTAAATTCGGTTTATCATTCAGTTATTGA
- a CDS encoding family 10 glycosylhydrolase: MFRLSLGLFFALLIQGCSSYSDTSHGSGGSGGAPPPPATERTGVPAVRGVWLTNVDSKVLNSREGIKEAVTLCKKLGINTIFSVVWNKGFTLYPSKVMKNTFGIEIDTALTGRDPLKELIEEAHAQNIKVFAWFEFGFASSFKLGGGHLLQAKPEWASKDRKGNLTTKNGFEWMNGFHPDVQSFMLSLIAEVVTNYEVDGIQGDDRLPAMPSEAGYDTYTTNLYKQQNNGALPPEDSKNEKWVQWRANILTEFGGKIFKTVKAINPKCIVSMSPSIYPWSKEEYLQDWPEWVRRGYVELLCPQVYRYKIEEYSSTLSEAFLTWLPKGYENIFFPGVLIKVGGYQPTDELFVQMIEENRKLGIQGEVFFFYEGIKKYSDLLKNEIYTDRVDFPKLLK; encoded by the coding sequence ATATTTCGTTTGTCTCTTGGACTGTTCTTCGCTTTGCTAATCCAGGGTTGCAGCTCGTACTCCGACACCTCACACGGTAGTGGAGGAAGTGGTGGCGCACCACCTCCACCCGCCACGGAGCGAACGGGGGTTCCGGCAGTCAGGGGAGTCTGGTTGACCAATGTGGACAGCAAGGTTCTTAATTCACGGGAAGGAATAAAAGAGGCGGTAACTCTTTGCAAAAAGCTCGGTATAAACACAATTTTTTCCGTTGTTTGGAACAAAGGATTCACTCTCTACCCGAGTAAGGTAATGAAGAATACTTTCGGCATCGAAATTGACACTGCACTAACCGGAAGGGACCCTTTAAAGGAACTCATTGAAGAAGCTCATGCACAAAATATAAAGGTTTTTGCCTGGTTTGAGTTTGGATTTGCCTCCTCTTTCAAGCTCGGTGGTGGCCATCTTCTACAGGCTAAGCCTGAGTGGGCATCGAAGGACAGAAAAGGTAACCTTACAACGAAAAACGGTTTCGAATGGATGAACGGATTCCATCCCGATGTCCAGAGTTTTATGCTGTCTCTGATAGCCGAAGTGGTTACAAACTACGAAGTGGACGGGATCCAGGGAGATGACAGACTGCCCGCAATGCCAAGTGAAGCAGGATACGACACTTACACGACTAATCTCTACAAACAACAAAATAATGGAGCCTTACCACCCGAGGATTCGAAAAATGAGAAATGGGTTCAGTGGCGTGCTAATATCCTGACAGAATTTGGAGGGAAAATATTCAAAACTGTGAAAGCGATCAATCCAAAATGTATTGTTTCAATGTCTCCGAGTATCTACCCTTGGAGCAAAGAGGAATATCTTCAGGACTGGCCCGAATGGGTTCGAAGAGGATATGTTGAGCTCCTCTGTCCACAGGTTTACAGATATAAAATTGAAGAATATTCAAGTACCCTTTCTGAGGCATTCTTGACATGGCTTCCAAAAGGATATGAAAATATTTTCTTCCCCGGAGTTCTCATCAAGGTTGGAGGTTATCAACCGACGGATGAACTTTTTGTTCAAATGATCGAGGAGAACAGAAAACTCGGAATCCAGGGAGAGGTCTTTTTCTTCTATGAAGGTATCAAAAAGTACTCCGATTTATTGAAAAATGAGATTTACACTGACAGAGTCGATTTTCCGAAATTATTAAAGTGA
- a CDS encoding family 10 glycosylhydrolase: MIKKLFVVFIILPLILLAQPKKEMRAVWITNVDSDVLFDDAKIASAMDYLASIGINVVFPVVWNKGYTLYPSRIMDSIFQKPIIPQFTGRDPLKKLIIEAHRNGIEVIPWFEFGFSCGYSENGGHILATKPSWAAKKYNGELVVKNGFDWMAGTNPEVQDFLISLTTEVLDNYEVDGVQGDDRLPAMPFEGGYDSTTVAIYKLENSGQNPPANEYDANWKKWRANKLSSFLKRWRDSVKTRSENYILSVAPSVYPWGYDNYLQDSKAWMDSSLLDNFIPQLYRQDIISYRYELGQALTYIPPGKKNIFFAGVLAKAGSYVVNQQLLKDCIQENRFQGVNGESLFFYEALKANNGALGDTLKRIYKERATLPYRGDNLWRPKASIINEDSSSNTIRKGNWEQVSVLGYNPKIYWTKDTSYASFEWQFDVAVPAWYSLYSYFIPNFTFTDSAYYTLYSNNDSLKFLFSQRNTANKSWIKLGDVYVTPGKKTVLKVDNSFVENGKYLIADATMLILNRKLSPNIVVTSTGDEIETGEEEIPSGYSLQQNYPNPFNPETRITYSLSAGSMVSLDVYDITGSLVVKLFEGFKQAGKHEIVFDAAKHSLTSGVYFYRLSTGETRITRKMVLLK; encoded by the coding sequence ATGATTAAGAAGCTGTTTGTCGTTTTTATTATTTTACCTCTCATCCTGTTGGCTCAGCCTAAAAAGGAGATGAGGGCAGTTTGGATCACTAATGTTGACAGCGATGTCCTGTTTGACGATGCAAAAATTGCTTCTGCGATGGATTATCTTGCCTCAATCGGAATAAATGTTGTTTTTCCGGTGGTTTGGAATAAAGGGTATACCCTTTATCCCAGCAGGATAATGGATTCAATATTTCAGAAGCCAATCATTCCTCAGTTTACCGGCAGAGACCCGCTTAAAAAACTTATTATCGAAGCTCACAGAAACGGTATCGAAGTGATTCCATGGTTCGAGTTTGGGTTCTCATGTGGTTATTCCGAAAACGGCGGACACATTCTCGCTACTAAACCCTCATGGGCAGCGAAAAAATATAACGGCGAACTGGTCGTAAAAAACGGTTTTGACTGGATGGCGGGAACCAACCCCGAGGTTCAGGATTTTCTTATCTCTTTAACAACTGAAGTACTTGACAATTACGAAGTCGACGGAGTTCAGGGAGACGACAGACTGCCTGCGATGCCGTTTGAGGGAGGGTATGACAGCACAACAGTTGCTATCTATAAACTTGAGAATTCCGGGCAGAATCCACCTGCAAATGAATATGATGCAAACTGGAAAAAGTGGCGGGCAAATAAACTCAGCAGCTTTTTGAAAAGATGGCGCGACAGTGTAAAAACACGAAGTGAGAACTATATTCTGTCAGTTGCACCGAGTGTTTACCCTTGGGGATATGACAATTATTTGCAGGATTCCAAAGCATGGATGGACTCTTCACTTCTCGACAATTTTATCCCTCAACTGTACCGCCAGGATATTATTTCATATCGTTACGAGCTTGGTCAGGCATTGACTTATATACCTCCCGGTAAAAAGAATATCTTTTTCGCAGGTGTACTGGCTAAGGCCGGGTCGTATGTGGTAAATCAGCAACTGCTGAAAGACTGTATACAGGAAAACAGATTTCAGGGTGTAAACGGTGAAAGTCTTTTCTTTTATGAAGCTTTAAAAGCAAATAACGGAGCCCTTGGAGATACACTCAAACGGATTTACAAAGAGAGGGCCACACTTCCTTACCGGGGAGACAACCTTTGGCGACCAAAAGCTTCCATAATTAATGAAGACAGTTCTTCCAACACAATTAGGAAGGGCAACTGGGAACAGGTTAGCGTTTTGGGTTACAATCCTAAAATATACTGGACGAAAGATACCAGTTATGCATCTTTTGAATGGCAGTTTGATGTTGCGGTTCCTGCCTGGTACAGTCTTTACTCTTATTTTATCCCAAATTTTACTTTCACTGACAGTGCTTATTATACATTGTACAGCAACAATGATTCGCTAAAGTTTCTCTTCAGTCAGCGCAATACAGCTAATAAATCATGGATAAAACTTGGAGATGTCTATGTCACTCCCGGTAAAAAGACTGTACTTAAAGTTGATAACAGTTTTGTTGAAAACGGAAAATACCTGATCGCAGATGCGACAATGCTCATTCTTAATAGAAAATTATCACCAAATATCGTTGTTACCTCGACCGGAGATGAAATTGAAACCGGTGAAGAAGAAATTCCATCCGGTTATTCTCTGCAACAAAATTATCCGAATCCTTTCAATCCTGAGACAAGAATTACATATTCACTATCAGCAGGTTCTATGGTTTCACTCGATGTTTACGATATCACGGGAAGTTTGGTTGTGAAATTGTTTGAAGGATTTAAGCAGGCCGGGAAACATGAGATTGTGTTCGATGCGGCAAAGCATTCACTAACGAGCGGTGTCTATTTCTACCGGTTATCGACAGGGGAAACAAGGATTACACGAAAAATGGTTCTTTTGAAATAA
- a CDS encoding DedA family protein yields the protein MKYIRRLYDWMLHWADTPYGPIALFLIAFAESSFFPIPPDALLIALVLGAKTKAFKFALNCTIGSVLGGIAGYLIGFLVWWSSPGEFSGVANFFFAYIPSFTHALFYDIQKLFEQYNFWIVFTAGFTPIPYKVFTIAAGAFDVNFVMFMLASVISRGARFFLVATLLWKYGEPIKAFIDKYFDWLAIGFTLLLIGGFVVIKFAI from the coding sequence ATGAAATACATTAGACGATTATATGACTGGATGCTGCACTGGGCGGACACGCCCTACGGTCCAATAGCTTTATTCCTTATTGCTTTTGCCGAATCCTCTTTTTTCCCCATTCCCCCGGATGCTCTTCTTATTGCACTTGTGCTTGGAGCAAAAACAAAAGCCTTCAAATTTGCACTGAACTGTACAATTGGTTCAGTCCTCGGAGGTATTGCCGGTTACCTCATCGGTTTCCTGGTCTGGTGGTCATCCCCGGGAGAGTTTTCCGGTGTTGCAAACTTCTTTTTTGCATACATCCCAAGTTTCACACACGCACTTTTTTATGACATCCAAAAACTGTTCGAACAATACAATTTCTGGATCGTCTTTACTGCCGGTTTCACTCCCATCCCCTATAAGGTCTTCACGATTGCCGCTGGTGCATTCGATGTAAATTTTGTTATGTTCATGCTCGCATCAGTCATTAGTCGTGGAGCGAGATTTTTCTTGGTGGCCACTCTTTTATGGAAATATGGTGAACCGATTAAGGCATTCATCGACAAATATTTTGACTGGCTCGCAATCGGATTTACTCTGCTGCTAATCGGTGGTTTTGTTGTAATAAAATTTGCGATCTGA
- a CDS encoding DUF5009 domain-containing protein, with protein sequence MEEVKTTRLISLDIFRGITIAGMIMVNNPGSWSAIYPPLKHAEWHGCTPTDWIFPFFLFIVGVAVTLSLTKRKERGDDQNKLILNIFRRGSMIFLVGLFLNAFPYFNLAELRIPGVLQRIGVVYFITAVIFLKASLKSQIYIAIGLLVVYWLAMALIPVPGVGDANYEMGKNLAAWVDSQILTGHMWKVTKTWDPEGVLSTIPAISTCLSGVLLGHFLRTKLSDAEKVSWIFTAGAFFIFAGSIWSIFFPLNKGLWSSSYVVYTTGVALIFFGFCYWIADVQGYKKWAKPFVVYGMNAITVFAGSGLMAKIMGMIKVTGLDGKEINSKDYIYQTLLLPYFDPINASLVFAILFITFWLGILWVLYHYKIFIKI encoded by the coding sequence ATGGAAGAAGTAAAAACTACGCGACTGATCTCTCTTGACATTTTTCGAGGGATCACTATTGCCGGAATGATAATGGTGAACAACCCCGGCTCATGGAGTGCAATTTATCCACCCTTGAAACATGCTGAATGGCATGGATGTACACCTACTGACTGGATTTTCCCGTTCTTTCTTTTCATAGTTGGTGTGGCGGTAACCCTGTCGCTAACCAAACGAAAAGAAAGAGGCGATGACCAGAATAAACTAATCCTGAATATTTTCAGAAGAGGATCAATGATTTTTCTCGTTGGTCTCTTTCTCAATGCCTTTCCTTATTTCAATCTTGCAGAACTCCGGATTCCCGGTGTTTTACAAAGAATAGGTGTGGTCTATTTTATTACTGCAGTCATTTTTCTAAAAGCCTCATTAAAAAGCCAGATTTATATCGCAATCGGTTTGCTGGTGGTTTACTGGCTCGCGATGGCACTGATACCGGTACCGGGTGTGGGTGATGCAAATTATGAAATGGGCAAAAACCTCGCTGCCTGGGTAGACAGTCAAATTCTGACCGGGCATATGTGGAAAGTGACAAAAACATGGGATCCTGAAGGAGTTCTCTCCACTATTCCTGCGATTTCAACCTGCTTGAGTGGCGTTCTTCTTGGTCATTTTCTGCGTACGAAACTCAGCGATGCTGAAAAGGTCTCCTGGATATTTACCGCAGGAGCTTTCTTCATTTTTGCCGGTTCTATCTGGAGTATTTTCTTCCCGTTGAACAAAGGTCTTTGGAGCAGTTCATATGTTGTTTACACAACGGGTGTAGCTTTGATATTCTTCGGCTTTTGTTATTGGATAGCAGATGTTCAAGGTTATAAGAAGTGGGCGAAACCATTTGTCGTTTACGGAATGAATGCAATCACAGTTTTTGCAGGTTCCGGTTTGATGGCAAAAATAATGGGAATGATAAAAGTTACAGGACTTGACGGAAAAGAAATAAATTCGAAAGATTACATTTATCAGACTTTACTTCTTCCATACTTTGATCCGATAAACGCCTCGCTGGTCTTTGCGATACTCTTTATCACATTTTGGCTGGGAATTTTGTGGGTACTCTATCATTATAAGATTTTTATAAAGATATAG
- the menD gene encoding 2-succinyl-5-enolpyruvyl-6-hydroxy-3-cyclohexene-1-carboxylic-acid synthase: MKTNLNYFFSSIIVGTLKQLGLKHVCISPGSRNTPITLAFAANDFIKKHLIIDERASAFFALGIAKITREPVAVVCTSGTAVAELYPAIIEAYNSQIPLIVLTADRPSRLLNTGSNQTINQIGIFKSNCDFFYNLKIDEPSESRFLETIFELGIAWSNSLFPYPGPVHINLPFEKPLEPDTFNVEIDDDTVLRLKDTVSQQGVQNFYKDLVYGPGHEFEISSDSNTLILLGNDNYTDLFIQDCVQLSQKYSIPVCLESPLLNPTTLKPGIIRNFGNLLQSTEFVEKLEIDKIIIFGRNFTSKNIERFLDRFKNKILKISQKGEGFGEFSETRETVIISNEDAIKILDGLLTNPSKERNSFYNLLQSFDSRFAAQMVKQFGEDNISSELEAMASLAHLVEEFSTAPVFFSNSLPVRDYDYLKEMFRNPVLVSRGASGIDGILATAGGISTGSGSPSILVVGDIAFHYDSNSLQFIKKYSIPLLIILINNGGGSIFEYLPVYKESEEFSTYFKTETGLNFGNLVRAYGIDYRLISTVSEFRAGVDNFYKTPSPMVIELQFDSQISKKRKDTIKNDIISSLKVN, encoded by the coding sequence ATGAAAACCAATCTTAATTATTTCTTTTCTTCAATTATTGTCGGTACCCTAAAGCAATTAGGGCTCAAACATGTGTGTATCTCCCCTGGTTCGCGAAATACGCCAATCACACTCGCGTTTGCAGCAAATGACTTTATAAAGAAACACTTGATAATAGATGAGAGAGCATCAGCATTTTTTGCGTTGGGAATTGCAAAAATTACAAGAGAACCGGTTGCTGTTGTGTGTACATCAGGAACTGCCGTTGCAGAGTTGTATCCGGCGATAATCGAGGCATATAACTCACAAATTCCGCTGATTGTTCTTACCGCTGACAGACCTTCAAGGCTGTTAAATACCGGCTCGAATCAAACAATCAACCAAATTGGAATTTTTAAGTCAAATTGTGATTTCTTCTACAACCTGAAAATAGATGAGCCCTCGGAATCCCGATTTTTGGAAACAATTTTCGAACTCGGTATAGCCTGGAGCAACTCGCTGTTCCCCTATCCTGGACCGGTGCATATCAACCTTCCTTTCGAAAAGCCTTTGGAACCTGATACCTTTAATGTGGAAATCGACGATGACACTGTATTAAGACTAAAAGACACTGTTTCACAACAGGGAGTTCAAAATTTTTATAAAGACCTTGTATACGGACCCGGTCACGAATTTGAGATTTCAAGCGACAGTAACACCCTCATTTTACTCGGAAATGATAATTATACTGATCTCTTTATTCAGGATTGTGTACAGCTAAGCCAAAAATATTCAATACCTGTTTGTCTCGAATCACCTCTCCTGAATCCAACAACACTCAAGCCCGGAATTATTAGAAACTTTGGCAATCTCCTTCAGTCAACTGAATTTGTTGAAAAACTTGAGATCGATAAAATCATAATTTTTGGACGGAATTTCACCTCCAAAAACATCGAAAGGTTCCTGGACAGGTTTAAGAACAAAATACTAAAAATCAGTCAAAAAGGTGAAGGTTTCGGGGAGTTCTCTGAGACGAGGGAAACAGTCATTATCTCAAATGAAGATGCGATAAAAATTCTTGACGGCTTGTTAACTAATCCTTCGAAGGAACGGAATTCATTTTATAATCTGCTTCAATCTTTTGATTCACGATTCGCTGCTCAAATGGTAAAACAGTTTGGAGAGGATAACATCTCTTCTGAATTGGAGGCAATGGCTTCGCTGGCTCACCTGGTGGAAGAATTCAGCACTGCTCCCGTCTTCTTTTCTAACAGTCTCCCTGTCAGGGATTACGACTATCTGAAAGAAATGTTCCGCAATCCCGTGCTTGTGAGCCGGGGTGCGAGCGGAATTGATGGTATCCTGGCTACCGCAGGCGGTATTTCCACAGGATCCGGTTCGCCTTCTATACTTGTAGTTGGTGATATAGCTTTTCACTATGATTCGAATTCACTTCAGTTTATAAAAAAATACTCCATCCCTCTGTTAATTATTTTGATCAATAATGGTGGTGGCAGCATATTTGAATACCTGCCTGTCTACAAAGAATCCGAGGAATTCTCGACCTACTTTAAAACTGAAACGGGTTTGAATTTTGGAAATCTGGTGAGGGCTTACGGTATCGATTATAGACTTATCAGTACTGTTAGCGAATTCAGAGCCGGTGTTGACAATTTCTACAAAACTCCTTCACCGATGGTGATCGAGCTTCAATTTGACTCCCAAATATCAAAAAAGAGGAAAGATACCATTAAAAATGATATCATTTCCTCTCTTAAAGTCAATTAA
- a CDS encoding chorismate-binding protein, translating into MRDIKDRVFELKESRRFCSINKITTRIFETEHSGRRLSSLLTDPDLATFYVASPEEDSEIIAFGVVQDISVDDYNALQKLELPHPAQDIKYSGSPLPDFFSYISFPWHSSEDSLFSRWVMPVSVFRREGSKYHLRLNMPEGDETIPEFIYNFFTATDFDNHFSPRIKQQIFVEGINDESYEIFASKISQMKDEIAAGNISKGVISRVRKIKFSGDFDFEAAVSSLALSYPECTIILTNYSGRYFLCATPEKLFKLQNGKLTAEALAGSIRSSEKPRLQDTLEDELLGSSKNLLEHMIVRDFIVSNLSKISDDIKYDEMPSTKRLSNVTHLRTPVTAIVDKEMVPLVPLNLLFPTPALCGEPKMEAARIINKIEGKPRDLYGGVLGYTSTRGVTEFFVSIRCGYIDERSATLYAGGGIVGESDPQSEYSETELKFIPLTALFLDENQS; encoded by the coding sequence ATGAGAGACATTAAGGACCGGGTTTTCGAATTAAAAGAATCCCGAAGGTTCTGTTCAATAAACAAAATTACTACACGCATATTCGAGACAGAACACTCCGGAAGAAGACTGTCTTCACTGCTCACTGATCCTGATTTGGCGACTTTTTATGTAGCCTCGCCGGAAGAAGATTCTGAAATAATTGCATTTGGAGTCGTTCAAGATATTTCAGTAGATGATTATAACGCGTTACAAAAACTTGAATTGCCTCATCCGGCCCAAGATATCAAATATTCCGGTTCACCACTACCCGATTTTTTTTCTTACATCTCCTTCCCTTGGCACAGTTCGGAAGACTCGCTCTTTTCACGCTGGGTGATGCCTGTTTCGGTTTTCAGAAGAGAAGGAAGTAAATATCATCTCAGACTAAATATGCCTGAAGGTGACGAAACCATACCGGAATTCATCTACAATTTCTTTACTGCAACCGATTTTGATAACCATTTCTCTCCTCGAATAAAACAGCAGATATTTGTTGAGGGAATTAATGATGAATCTTATGAAATATTTGCCTCCAAAATCTCTCAAATGAAAGACGAGATAGCTGCAGGAAATATTTCAAAAGGAGTTATCTCGAGAGTAAGAAAAATTAAATTCTCAGGCGATTTTGATTTCGAAGCTGCCGTATCATCACTGGCACTCTCTTATCCGGAGTGTACAATTATACTTACTAATTACTCAGGTAGATATTTCCTCTGCGCAACCCCCGAAAAACTTTTTAAACTGCAGAACGGAAAACTAACGGCTGAAGCTTTGGCCGGTTCGATCAGATCATCCGAGAAACCCCGTTTGCAGGACACTTTGGAAGATGAATTGCTCGGTTCTTCAAAAAACCTTTTGGAGCATATGATCGTAAGGGATTTTATCGTATCAAATCTCAGTAAGATATCTGACGACATAAAATATGATGAAATGCCTTCAACCAAAAGACTTTCGAATGTGACCCATTTGAGGACTCCTGTAACTGCAATCGTTGATAAAGAGATGGTCCCTCTCGTGCCGTTGAATCTTCTATTCCCTACACCCGCACTCTGTGGTGAGCCAAAAATGGAAGCCGCACGGATTATTAACAAAATAGAGGGGAAACCACGCGATCTCTACGGAGGAGTTTTGGGCTACACCTCTACAAGAGGAGTAACAGAATTTTTTGTTTCCATCCGGTGTGGATACATCGATGAAAGGTCTGCCACACTTTATGCGGGAGGCGGCATTGTTGGTGAATCCGACCCGCAAAGTGAATATTCCGAGACAGAACTGAAGTTCATTCCACTCACTGCACTGTTTCTCGATGAAAACCAATCTTAA
- a CDS encoding ATP-binding protein: protein MKELLYSLGIFLLLSLCLFLFELDSIFMLLPGLVSFAFFFYYIGKKRQSDLSNIKQTLNLIASKEIDLTAELVLNEGLEDIQLEMNEMVKKIQSDFIYLKKLEQMRKEFLGNVSHELKTPIFAISGYIETLLNGAIADPKVNMHFLRKAYEHTGNLSNLLNDLIDISLIESGQMKMSFRYFNLKNSLDELLDEFEPTIENDNIELLLHPVRKGLQVYSDKARFRQVMVNLLQNAVKYTNEGKVEIIVEEEDSDCIIKVKDSGVGIHSEDLSRIFERFYRVDKARSRDVGGTGLGLAIVKHILEAHDSKIEVESRFGEGSTFYFRLKK from the coding sequence ATGAAGGAATTGCTCTATTCACTGGGCATATTTCTTTTGTTGTCGTTGTGTTTGTTCCTTTTCGAACTTGATTCAATCTTCATGCTCCTCCCGGGACTGGTTTCGTTTGCTTTCTTCTTTTATTATATTGGTAAAAAAAGGCAATCTGATTTGTCCAATATAAAGCAAACTCTGAACCTGATTGCTTCCAAGGAGATAGACCTTACTGCCGAACTTGTTTTGAACGAAGGTCTGGAGGATATTCAGCTTGAAATGAATGAGATGGTTAAAAAGATTCAGTCCGATTTTATCTATCTCAAAAAACTTGAACAAATGAGGAAAGAGTTTCTGGGAAATGTCTCCCATGAATTGAAAACACCCATTTTCGCGATCAGTGGATACATAGAAACACTCTTAAACGGGGCTATTGCAGATCCAAAAGTAAATATGCATTTCCTGAGAAAAGCTTACGAGCACACGGGAAATCTGAGCAACCTCCTGAACGATTTGATCGACATCTCTTTGATTGAATCAGGTCAGATGAAGATGAGTTTCAGGTATTTTAACCTGAAGAACTCGCTTGATGAGTTGTTGGACGAGTTTGAACCAACCATCGAAAATGATAATATTGAGCTACTCCTTCATCCCGTCAGAAAGGGTTTACAAGTTTACAGTGACAAAGCGAGATTCCGTCAGGTAATGGTCAACTTGCTTCAGAATGCTGTAAAATATACAAACGAAGGCAAAGTTGAAATAATTGTTGAAGAAGAGGACAGCGATTGTATCATCAAGGTCAAAGATTCCGGGGTCGGCATTCATTCCGAGGATCTTTCCAGGATATTTGAAAGATTTTATCGCGTAGATAAGGCAAGATCGAGAGATGTCGGCGGAACGGGACTGGGGCTCGCGATAGTTAAGCATATTCTCGAAGCACATGATTCAAAAATCGAAGTTGAAAGCAGATTTGGCGAAGGCTCCACTTTTTACTTCAGACTTAAAAAATAG